ACTGAGCTGGAAGCAATGGCAAGAATCCTCTTAACTCATAGTCCTCCCACAGCGCAAGTCTGTTTTCAGTTTCTCTTTCATCATACGTGCTCATGTTCGAGAAGCAAGTCTCATCTTCAACATCATCAATATACCTGGGCCCGAGAGTCAAGATTTGATTGAAGAAGGTAACACACTGGTTCCAAAAGCTGTTTCTCACAGCAGTCCGTTTTTCATCCGGATCACTCCCTAGTGCAATATCAGGACAGCAGGCCAACCATTCAACAAAAACCAAGACACCAGGCAGGAAGTAACTTGACGAAGGATCGCTCAGTTGCGCACACTGCTCTATTACGTGTCCAACTAACTCAAAACTTGCTGTTAAGGAGTTCCTCGCGAGCTCCACACGATTTACAATTTCTGCATATGACTGAccttccttttctttcttcgAGTTATCCACGCTAAATATAAGAATTGTTACGAGCCTGACTATAAAAAGTGCGCTGTCACTGGTGTCTTTGCCAAAAATCATCTCTTCCTTTAAGCTCGAAGAAATCAGATCTCGTAGACTGCTGCTAGTGGAGGCAAGAACATCTGAGAATGTCTCCAGGCTGAACAAAGAAAAGTGATAAACATTACACCAGAGATCCAGTAACAGAGGCTAGAACAAACTAGTTTTCAGAAAGAAAGCAAAAATACCTTGTTCGTGTAAAAAGAATCCCATTGAGGCGAACAAATCTAATGCAGAATGCTTTGAGCATCTCATCTGCACTAGTTACTTTATCCTTCTCAGGAACAGCTGCCACGTCCGCCTCTTTCTTCGATGAAATATCTCCGCCTTTACCTCTTCTCTTACCAGTGGGCCTTCTAGATGAGTCTTTGGCTTTGGGAGCCGTAAACAATTGGGCATAACTCTGACGATTCTGCTCAACCATACGAAGAGATAGAGATGTATTAGTACTAAGAAAGTGAGAGTATAAGCCACTAGCATAGTTACAAAACAGAAGCTTATTAGTTAACCTTTTCAAAGGCAACAATCAAGTTGTCACGGGCAGTCGGGAAAGGAGTCTCCACAGCTAAACTCCGGAAATAACGATATGTTGCTGCAAACTCATCTCCAGAATAGGAAGCAATTATAGCAAGCTGAGACATTCAGTTAATACCATCAATTAGACAAACTATACAACAAATATGTACCAACTAAAAATATCAcgtgaaagaaagagaaaaggaaaTATAACCTGGTGATGTGGGTTTCCACTGCCTGGCAATAGGGAAGCTGCTTGCAAATAGTAACTTGAGGCAGCTGCATGCTCTCGGTTCTTGGAATCCCCCTCTCCATACAATCCTTTATACCGAGCAAGATCACCAAGGTATATTAAGCAACGATGACAAGATACCAAGCCTTTCTGTACTTCTGCTATCTTCTTTCCATCCTTATCAGCCAAATTTTGACTATCTTGAAAATAACCCAAAGGAAGCCCATACTTCGCCCTAATCTTCAAGATCATTTCGTGGTAAAACCCAGTTGCTTCTGAAAGGAAAGTTCTGAACTGGAGCTTGAGATTCGCAACCCTGTCAGGCCTAGATGGACCCTTTGAATTCTGAGCCACACTCGAGGAGTTACTAGAAGCCAAGACAGCACTGATGTGTGATCTAAAGTCTTCAATCCGTTTGTAATGAAGCTGCCACAGAGTAAACTCAATATTGTGCTCCTCACAAAACGTGTGATCTTCAAGAACGATTGCTTCATAGTTCTCACGAATTTGCTGCCACAGATTTGGGTCAAACGGATTCCGAGCCTGAGCAGCCTTCCTACGCTTGATTTCCAATTCAACAGTCTGCAAAAGTATGAATTAATTGTCACTGAGCTGAAGATCCAAATCTAACAAAACACATACGCTTAACTACAGACACAACAACACGGCCTATATAAACCCTACAAAGATGAGCTAAGCAGAACACATACAACCCCTCCAAGAGGAATGTAAAGCCATATTCAGAGAAGTAAAAGAGGGGGGGGAAACCTTATCGAATATGGACTGGGCTCGCTCCCTTGGAGAGGAAGCAGTATTCTTATCCATCTGCAAAGTCATCATCCATTCAAATATCTCAACGCTATTTCACACACAAcctgcatttaaaaaaaaaacaacacataCGTAATAATGTTATCTATATATAAGAAGCTTAAACAAAACCAATCATCTAAAGTGATTCGAAGCTCTCTATGCTAAATAGAAAACAAACGATTGTACAAGTGATCAACCCCCAAGGTATTGACAAAGAAACAAATCCGATTtcccgcaaaaaaaaaaaatcgaaatcaGGACTACTCTATAAGTCTTCGTCTCTGAATACATGACTAGAAATCGGAAAAGGAGGATCGAAATCAAGCATCAATTTAGAAAAAGGGGGAGAAAACCAAGTGAATTACCAGATCTACGGAGCAACGGAATCAAATCGGTGCGAAGAGATAGATACTAGGgttcttatagagagagagagagagaggagaaaaaAAGGAGGAGGACGGTGAAAGCTTTTTAAGGTAACGAGggaaatataagaaaaaataaaaagaaaataaaaaaagggaTTTATTGTCCAAGTATTTTCTTTCCCTCGCTTTATGGGCTTTGGACGACGTCGTTCTTAGTCGTTTCTCCCatgaatatattttcaaagtttttcttttattcctttttgacatcaaattttttttttcttcgtgtctaaatttctttcatttttctCCCTTCGTGAACATATGAACCGCCAAGACGATGTAGAAATACAATTTTGATCAGTTAATCTTGGCTGGTCAGAGTCAAAAGAGACCAGCGTCCATCCAGACACAAAACCAACCTCACtcacataaaacaaaacaaactataAGTCTTTTATATACACAATGAGCTCATTCTTGTCTTCAAGGAAGAAAACTAATCACAATCATAAATCAATCACCAAACCACATATACAGTGAGCAAacattatactttttattattctCATAGTGTTAGTTCCAAGGTGGAGAAGATGGCGGCCTGTGTATGAAAtcttgagaagaagaagaagaagaagggccGTAGTTAAGATCCAGACTATGGAGCTGCTCCATTAGCTGCGAACGTCTTTCCTTGAAGAAATCAAGACGGGTTGTTAACTCTACCAGAGCTGCTGATGCAGCTGCTGACGGATGATTAGGCCTTGCGTACTCTGTTGTTATCTGCAAAACCCGTTCATTTTCTTATCTTAGCATGTTAGGAGTATGCATTGTCATGAATTCCTAATGAGTAGAAGATCTTACATCTAATGATCTTGAAGTCGACGGAACAGATGGAGAATCTATGGCTGAGAATTTGTCTATAAACATCTTTCCTGACTCTTCTTCACTGCTTTTAGAGTCCACCAACATACTTGTTGAttcttgtacttgcttgagagACGGTTGCCTGCTATTATTGCCAACACCAAAAGATCCTCCTCCTTTACTATTTCTCCACTCCGCTCCTAGCACATTCTCCTGCAGATTAAACAGTATATTCTATCTGTTTGATCCTAATTTTGAAACAGAATCCATGACAGAAACTTCGGTAAAAAATACCTCGTGTCGTTGTTTTCTTTCATGATTTACAAAGGCAAGAGTGGAATCGAAATCTTGTTGAAGAAACCTTCTGCAGAAAATACAGTACCAGTGATAAGTCGtcatgaaattaaaaaaaaaaacatggacgGCTGTGTAAGGAAAGTAAAATAAGTAGTAATGCAACTCACTTTTGAGGATTGTGATTCTGGAGATACTGATGACTATCACGCGCCTCTGAGAAAGAACCAAAGTTAGTCTGACGCTGTTGGTTAAGCTGATGGTGAAGCTCTGCGACTTTCTGCTTCAGCCTTGCCACATCAGCCTCAGCAAGAGCAATTTCCTCAAGCTCAGCCCTTGTCTTCAAAATATGCATGGATCGTTAATACTACACTAGAACTCATTGTTTCTAAATACCATTTCCCTAAAAAGATAATACTTACTTTCGAATCCACACCATGTGAGCTGAATTGTCCAGAGGACATGCTCAAACCAACCTCCAGTGCTGCTCGGAGATCTCTTTCGGCTTGCAACTGCTCTTGTAATCTTGACACCTGTACAAGTATTCCCCCATCAAACCAGAAGAGCATCCCTGTGACATTAGTCTTAAATGTAGAGAGGAGAGATTCATAAACATGGGTAGTTTGAAGAGAAATTTTATACATCTTGTTCAAGCGACAAACGACGCTCATGAAGTGCTTGCTTCCTTCTCTCCAAGCTAGCCTGTAGTATCGCATTACCTCTGGCCTATATGTGATAATGGAGACCCGTGTTAATGCATTAATGAAGTCAGATAATAAACTTGAAGGCAGCAGATGATTACCTCTTTTGCTATTCGCTGTCGCAATTCATTTTTCGTGGTCTCGAGCCTCTGTATAGCAAGCCTACAAACAATTGTTGAACCAATTAGTAGTAGAAAAACACCAAGCAAGAACAATCTTGAGTGTCAATCGATTCAAGCTAGACCAAAGAGATGAATCATTAGATTACGATATTGCTCAGACAGCAACATAGAAAGAGAATAATGCTAGTAGAAGAATACACTCAAGAGTGAAAGTCTTACTCGTCCTCTCCTGAAGAATCAAACGATCCATCTGTAGATCTCTTTCTGGCCTGTGACAAAGAAAGAGCAAAGAAAATGTTATTGATACTATTCCACCAGACATTCATTATCTATCATGACATTTAAAACTAATTGGAGGAGAAAAGTTTTCTATCATTCTTCCAGTATACTTAACTAATGTATCAAATCTGACACATGTACAGGAATAAGAACTACTTGATCAAGATAAGCAAAGTACATACACTGCCACGACCCCAGAATGTTGCACGCTTTGCAGGAACAGAGGAGGATGTGCCCTTATTCACGGGCCTCTCACTTGATGAT
The sequence above is drawn from the Raphanus sativus cultivar WK10039 chromosome 7, ASM80110v3, whole genome shotgun sequence genome and encodes:
- the LOC108815916 gene encoding nonsense-mediated mRNA decay factor SMG7 gives rise to the protein MMTLQMDKNTASSPRERAQSIFDKTVELEIKRRKAAQARNPFDPNLWQQIRENYEAIVLEDHTFCEEHNIEFTLWQLHYKRIEDFRSHISAVLASSNSSSVAQNSKGPSRPDRVANLKLQFRTFLSEATGFYHEMILKIRAKYGLPLGYFQDSQNLADKDGKKIAEVQKGLVSCHRCLIYLGDLARYKGLYGEGDSKNREHAAASSYYLQAASLLPGSGNPHHQLAIIASYSGDEFAATYRYFRSLAVETPFPTARDNLIVAFEKNRQSYAQLFTAPKAKDSSRRPTGKRRGKGGDISSKKEADVAAVPEKDKVTSADEMLKAFCIRFVRLNGILFTRTSLETFSDVLASTSSSLRDLISSSLKEEMIFGKDTSDSALFIVRLVTILIFSVDNSKKEKEGQSYAEIVNRVELARNSLTASFELVGHVIEQCAQLSDPSSSYFLPGVLVFVEWLACCPDIALGSDPDEKRTAVRNSFWNQCVTFFNQILTLGPRYIDDVEDETCFSNMSTYDERETENRLALWEDYELRGFLPLLPAQSILDFSRRSSFGSEGPKEKKARIQRILAAGKALTSVIKVDQNHVYFDSKKKKFLVGSQPSDDLLDSHSSPAEADNVFHLGEEDDDDEEIVFKPLVTVKSKRASDEIYVPNGGFKNPDQVATMGDFKALNVSDAAFHENLLLQSRGNASVQLPASAGTNLVGHLLPSTQSQGVQLQQFQTQSVHPQPAQSLASARLQQMQSQVAQQSQVALLQQLQSRAVHFQDPHGQVPHVSMAQSQSASLGGSKWLPEEAASSLPGFAQMGNGHVMRNEMQGNHGVSYYPAHSLPIHQSFNVNGMAGMPYSQSRTSEAMLRPIIDATLSSGMISDGMGVQSSVARKSPISRASKHLGPPPGFNSVPSKLQKDLAPGPDMSGSSLPADDYSWLDGYQGQSHQGIGFNSSLNYASSGKPEYNGPANFPFPGKQALAASQAQAELPHFQHPQKDNLVNVNYQSAQLPQQYQGQPSWSNRHFV